One Longimicrobium sp. genomic region harbors:
- the malQ gene encoding 4-alpha-glucanotransferase, translating into MSDAGVVGRRAGGILLHPTSLPGDGVGDLGPAAHRFVDWLAEAGQAYWQVLPLVATNEGGSPYNALSAFAGNVSLLSPRLLVDDGLLEEDEVACPEGLPGDCVRFREVARWKDRLLRRAHGAFRAGWAPALGHAFAAYRERHREWLDDWALFRALRDEHGGGSWLDWPAKLRRREGDALTRAASKLADEVERHAFGQFLFDRQWGALRRYANERGVKVIGDVPIFVAHDSADVWAHPELFELDAKGRPTVVSGVPPDYFSATGQRWGNPLYRWDVLERDGYRWWVERFRRTLELVDVARIDHFRGFEAYWEIPAEEETAVTGRWVPGPGHRLFRALERELGPLPLIAEDLGIITPEVDTLREELGLPGMRVLQFAFGGDDPENPHLPANYPAATVAYTGTHDNDTAAGWFRGATREEKAGLRELTGAPAGEIHWGMIEVVMRSKADLAVVPLQDVLGLGSEARMNTPGTGEGNWEWRFREGDLTPGLAARLRELTRSSGRLHGE; encoded by the coding sequence ATGAGTGACGCGGGCGTCGTCGGGCGACGGGCGGGCGGCATCCTCCTGCACCCCACCTCGCTCCCCGGCGACGGGGTGGGCGACCTGGGCCCGGCGGCGCACCGCTTCGTGGACTGGCTGGCCGAGGCGGGCCAGGCGTACTGGCAGGTGCTCCCCCTCGTCGCGACGAACGAGGGGGGCTCGCCGTACAACGCGCTCTCGGCGTTCGCGGGGAACGTCTCGCTCCTCTCGCCCCGCCTGCTGGTGGACGACGGGCTGCTGGAGGAGGACGAGGTCGCCTGCCCCGAGGGGCTGCCGGGCGACTGCGTGCGGTTCCGCGAGGTGGCGCGCTGGAAGGACCGGCTGCTGCGCCGCGCGCACGGGGCGTTCCGCGCGGGGTGGGCGCCGGCGCTCGGCCACGCGTTCGCCGCGTACCGCGAGCGGCACCGGGAGTGGCTGGACGACTGGGCGCTCTTCCGCGCGCTGCGCGACGAGCACGGGGGCGGCTCGTGGCTCGACTGGCCCGCGAAGCTCCGCCGCCGCGAGGGCGACGCGCTCACCCGCGCGGCGTCGAAGCTGGCCGACGAGGTGGAGCGGCACGCCTTCGGGCAGTTCCTCTTCGACCGGCAGTGGGGGGCGCTCCGGCGCTACGCCAACGAGCGCGGGGTGAAGGTCATCGGCGACGTGCCGATCTTCGTGGCCCACGACAGCGCCGACGTGTGGGCGCACCCGGAGCTGTTCGAGCTGGACGCGAAGGGGCGGCCCACCGTGGTCTCCGGCGTGCCGCCCGACTACTTCAGCGCCACGGGGCAGCGCTGGGGGAACCCGCTCTACCGCTGGGACGTGCTGGAGCGGGACGGCTACCGCTGGTGGGTGGAGCGCTTCCGCCGCACGCTGGAGCTGGTGGACGTGGCGCGCATCGACCACTTCCGCGGCTTCGAGGCGTACTGGGAGATCCCGGCCGAGGAGGAGACGGCCGTCACCGGCCGCTGGGTGCCGGGGCCGGGGCACCGCCTCTTCCGGGCGCTGGAGCGCGAGCTGGGCCCGCTGCCGCTGATCGCGGAAGACCTGGGGATCATCACCCCCGAGGTCGACACGCTGCGCGAGGAGCTGGGGCTGCCGGGGATGCGCGTCCTCCAGTTCGCCTTCGGGGGAGACGACCCGGAGAACCCGCACCTTCCCGCGAACTACCCGGCGGCCACCGTGGCCTACACGGGGACGCACGACAACGACACGGCCGCCGGCTGGTTCCGGGGCGCCACGCGCGAGGAGAAGGCCGGCCTGCGCGAGCTGACCGGCGCGCCGGCGGGGGAGATCCACTGGGGGATGATCGAGGTGGTGATGAGGTCGAAGGCCGACCTGGCGGTCGTCCCGCTCCAGGACGTGCTGGGGCTGGGGAGCGAGGCGCGGATGAACACGCCGGGGACGGGGGAGGGGAACTGGGAGTGGCGCTTCCGCGAGGGCGACCTGACGCCCGGGCTGGCGGCGCGCCTGCGCGAGCTCACCCGAAGCAGCGGACGGCTCCATGGCGAATGA